Genomic window (Pirellulales bacterium):
AGGCAATTGACTCAGATCCGTAAGGTATTGCAGCCGCCAGGCTTCGCCGGCGTTGCGTGCATCCAGCAGGCCCTGTGCAAAGGCAAAAAAGAATTCCGCCGCAGCCGCGGTGTCTGGTTCTTCTTTCACGAGGGGCAAAGCCTGGACCATCAATTGAAGTGCGCGCAGGCGATCGCGCGCGGTGGCGCTCACGGCTTGCCCGCCGCCTCGTTTTTGGCCGCGCTCGAAACGACCTGCGACCAGGAAGCCTTGATGGACGACGTTGAGATAGCTATCGGCCGCGGCTTGCAGTAATCGCCAATTTTGGGCGTGAACTTGTATGGCTTGTTCGCGGAGGGCGTCGATCTCGTCGACGCGTCCCAACTGCTCGAGACAGGCGATGGCTTGCCGCAGATCGTTGGCGACTTCGCCTGGCGATGTTTGCGGGTCGAGTGCGCGGCGACGGAAGCCTGCCAGGGCGTCTTGATAATTCCCTTCGCGCATGAGCTTGTCGAGCATGTTGCGATCCTGCTGTATCGGTTCGAGAAACGCGGCAGCGGCCAACAGGCTCGAGAGTGACAGGGCCAATAGCGCCAAGAGAAGTGAGGTTCGATTCATGGCGTGCCCTTTTGTTCCGTAGAGCGGTGATGTTGGCGATCGAGCGATGCGTATGCACTTGCGGCGCGCTGAGCCCGGCGGACTTCTACCAGAGTTGCTGCTGACGAGAGATGTTGCGTGCCTCCTGTGCTTAGACGGGGGAGAGTCGTGGCGCGTTCCTTCCTGCGCCTTGCGATTTCTGAAGTTTCCTGCTGCGACACACTACGGGCAATGCGAGATGTCCGCCCGTGACGCGCTTTCTGCCGCGGCCGGCGTGCATGGTAGCCGTCGGCGGCCAGGGATGGGCCTGGGTGGAAATGGTCCCCTGAGAAAATCAGTCTTGACAAAATACGATACAAATGTACACTAGTGCTAGCATAGTGTAATGCCATGAAAGATAAGCACTTACCCTCGCACAAGCAGCAGGTGCTGGCCCAATTGCAGCAGCAGTTGGAGCGGTTTTCGCTCGATCGTCGCGGCGGAGAAGTGGTGGTTTCGACCGGTTGTCAGGAGTTGGATCAGACGTTGCCGCAGAAGGGGCTGTGCCGCGGCACGCTGGTGGAATGGCTTGCGCCTGGGCCCGGCAGCGGGGCCGGAAGCTTGGCCTTGGCGGCAGCCCGGGAGGCGTGTCGGCACGGAGGACCGTTGGTGGTGATCGATCGTGCGGCTTGTTTTTATCCGCTGGCGGCGGTGCAGTCGGGGGTGGCGCTGGATCGTTTGATTGTCGTGCGTCCGGAAAATTCGGCGGACGAAATTTGGGCCCTGGATCAATCGTTACGTTCGCCGGGGGTGGCGGCTGTGTTGTGCTGGAACGAGCGGCTTGCGCCACGTGTCGGACGGCGCATGCAACTGGCGGCAGAGGCTGCGCAGAACATCGGTCTCTTTGTGCGTCCGGTCACGGTCCGGGGGGATCCTTGCTGGGCGGACGTGCGATTTCTGGTGACACCGTTGCCGTCGGCTGGTCAGCGCCGCTTGCGCGTCGAACTGCTCAGCCTGCGGGGAAATTCGGGGCGGCAGACCTTGGATTTGGAACTCGACGATGAGACGGGTGTTGTGCGTCTGGCTTCCACGGTGGCCGCTACAGCATTGGCACGCCGCGCAGCGCGAGGCTAGTTCCGCCTCGGGCAAACATTCATTAGCAGCGCAGCAGCAGGTTCCTGCAAAACAGGCAGGCATCGCCGCCGCTCTCTACACACAAAGTGCGCGAGGAGGACAGCAGATTGTTTATTGCTCGTCGGCTGCCGAGGCACGGGGGATCCGGCCCGGCATGCCCGTGGCCGAGGCCACGGCTCTGTCCGCCGATGCGCGTGCGGTCTCGCTACGCTTGGAGCGCTACGATGCCGGCGCAGCGCGCACGGCCCTGGTGACGTTGGCCTCGTGGTGTGATCGCTTCAGCCCCGTGGTGGGCTTGGAAGAGGGAGAGCATCCGGAAAGTCTGCTGTTGGATGTCACGGGATTGGGTCCATTGTTTCAGGGAGAGCGTGGGCTGATCGAACGCGTCGCCCGGGAGTTCTGCCGGCAAGGTTGGCAAGCTTGCCTGGCGCTGGCGGATACGATCGGCGCCGCCTGGGCCTTGGCGCATTACGCAGCCGAAGATGCAGCCGCCGAACGAGGTGGGCTGCTGGTGCCAGCCAGCGAATCTTTGGCCAGCGCGGCCCAATTGCCGATCGCTGCCTTGCGCCTCGGGCAGGAAGAGACGCAACTCTTGCACGATTTGGGTCTGCAACAGATCGGGCAATTGCAGACGTTGCCTCGGTCGGCCGTGGCGGCGCGCTTCGGACCGGAATTGCTGCGGCGCTGGGACCAGCTCAACGGGACAGCAGAGGAGATGATCCGTTCGGAAGGATGTGCCTCTTCGTTAACCGCCAGTTGGTCGTGCGAACAGCCAATCGCGCGCGGGGACGTGATCGAGGCGATCATCCAGCGTTTGCTGGAGCAACTGACACGAACGCTGGCCGATGAGCAGCGCGGCGTCCTGCGGTTGGAGTGCCGGCTGCAAGGAATCGGCCGCATGAACGTGACGTTTTCTCTCGGGCTATTTCGCCCCAGCGCCGCGCCGGGCTATCTGTTTGATCTGGTCCGTCTGAAGCTCGATCGGCTGAGGCTGACCGAACCAGTCGCGGAGATCCACCTGGCCGTGACGATGACCGAGTTACTGGAGTGCCGGCAAGGGGAACTGTTCGCAACATTCGCAGGCCGTGACGATCCGCGCGAATTGGCGCGGCTGGTCGATCGGTTCAG
Coding sequences:
- a CDS encoding DNA polymerase Y family protein, producing the protein MRRVLCVWLPRWPLQHWHAAQREASSASGKHSLAAQQQVPAKQAGIAAALYTQSARGGQQIVYCSSAAEARGIRPGMPVAEATALSADARAVSLRLERYDAGAARTALVTLASWCDRFSPVVGLEEGEHPESLLLDVTGLGPLFQGERGLIERVAREFCRQGWQACLALADTIGAAWALAHYAAEDAAAERGGLLVPASESLASAAQLPIAALRLGQEETQLLHDLGLQQIGQLQTLPRSAVAARFGPELLRRWDQLNGTAEEMIRSEGCASSLTASWSCEQPIARGDVIEAIIQRLLEQLTRTLADEQRGVLRLECRLQGIGRMNVTFSLGLFRPSAAPGYLFDLVRLKLDRLRLTEPVAEIHLAVTMTELLECRQGELFATFAGRDDPRELARLVDRFSSRLGRECVLRAVPSNDAQPEQACSYRPLVTEKTGRELARGAGGHKKGTRSADRLSPQRRGGSADRDDRRFKWSQRPLRLAAQPVPLAVTAVVPDGPLLWFTLAGRQHRIAQSWGPERIETGWWRGRTVRRDYYRVETVDGQRHWLFRRLTDGAWYWHGDFE